In Exiguobacterium sibiricum 7-3, a genomic segment contains:
- a CDS encoding NfeD family protein — protein sequence MSFSLGMILAVFMIGVLMLLVEIFVTGFGIFGVLGIGAVLASLIMAGATVGQVGLAVGLAVFLSLAAGFWAYRRIKSNQSLLWRGLILTDSTSSEKGYLSHQDKEQLRGKIGISLTQLRPAGTIEIDGNRVDAVTEGNFINAGEQVVVQEVTHGRVIVRVQKTKEESLT from the coding sequence ATGTCTTTTAGTTTAGGGATGATTTTAGCGGTCTTCATGATCGGTGTCCTCATGTTGCTGGTCGAAATATTCGTGACAGGATTCGGTATATTCGGCGTACTTGGCATCGGTGCAGTTCTTGCTAGCTTGATTATGGCAGGTGCTACGGTCGGTCAAGTCGGCCTTGCTGTAGGATTGGCAGTTTTTTTATCACTTGCTGCCGGATTTTGGGCCTATCGTCGGATCAAATCGAATCAATCGTTATTATGGCGGGGTTTGATTTTGACAGACTCCACATCGTCGGAAAAAGGATACCTCTCTCATCAAGATAAAGAACAACTGCGTGGGAAAATCGGGATCAGTTTGACACAACTTCGCCCGGCAGGAACGATCGAGATTGATGGGAATCGAGTCGATGCTGTCACGGAGGGGAATTTTATTAATGCCGGTGAACAAGTCGTCGTGCAAGAAGTCACACACGGACGAGTCATCGTTCGAGTCCAAAAAACGAAGGAGGAGTCACTCACATGA
- the pulA gene encoding type I pullulanase encodes MNRWKSVCAVVLTFALIFSLFPVNGLALEKGKSTLVIIHYKEDKTAPKEWNLWLWANGPDYFPNKAHAFNGQDAYGKIAAYEFPVDQPEKIGFIVRDDSWNKDAGSESDRFITKDMIKDGVAEVWIESGSKEVSPVNPTGGSDVESVNTNIHYYRYDNDYEKYGVWAWPNAQDGKRFEFDGQDAFGAVANVTLTNMTKERLVGIIPHIEGWSEKDGADRFYYAGAKDIWLIEGDQTVYYSQPDIDRTPKFTSFLADDFKTMTLKTNSPITAEDLKTLTFKGLVNPLVTQVDAKTLKVTVTTDIDLADVITVAHPVFGEGVLEAGKVLRSDAFDKKYAYDGKLGTSYQKGKTTFRVWAPTAQAVELELYKLPKKQAATTKDIVREVKMIRGDRGVFNVTIKGDLDGTGYTYEVKHAKETTRAVDPYATAVAVNGDQGVIVDLKETNPKRWTKTKMPLKQATDAIIYETHVRDLSMFDVTGNTYDSGIKQKGKYLGVVEPGTRLLKDGKKTKTKTGLDHLKELGITHVQFIPVYDFNTASVDETNPLKTYNWGYDPKNYNAPEGSYATNPYDPKVRIKEMKQMIQGLHDNGLRAVMDVVYNHMFDAKASNLDKIVPGYYYRYTEDGDLANGTGVGNDTASERKMMHKLIVDSVAYWAKEYRWDGFRFDLMGIHDVKTMNAVKKTTTKIDPSILVFGEGWSLGTPLPEADKANQTNAKQMPGIAHFNDNLRDALKGSVFEDTDAGFINGKTGLETRIKRGIVGEIAYSKDITGFAAEPNQAITYVEAHDNHTLWDKLNLTNPTDTDVTKTKMHRLASSILLTSQGTTFIHAGQDFMRTKGGDHNSYKSPDSVNQLDWKRKMDRQTDVDYMKGLIQVRKANPALHLGTAKDIRRYLTFTSSPEQVVAYQLSDDAPQQKTDLYVVHNAKRQAVKMTLPKGTWNVIVDGKTAGTKTLKKVSGNVTVDPLSSYVLKK; translated from the coding sequence ATGAATCGATGGAAATCAGTCTGTGCAGTTGTGCTAACGTTTGCACTGATCTTTAGTTTATTTCCGGTAAACGGTTTGGCACTGGAAAAAGGAAAATCGACACTCGTCATCATTCACTACAAAGAAGATAAAACAGCACCAAAAGAATGGAACCTTTGGTTATGGGCAAATGGACCAGATTACTTCCCGAATAAGGCACATGCCTTTAACGGACAAGATGCTTACGGAAAAATTGCCGCTTACGAATTTCCGGTTGATCAACCGGAGAAAATCGGTTTTATCGTCCGCGATGATTCCTGGAACAAAGATGCCGGTTCGGAAAGCGACCGCTTTATCACAAAAGACATGATCAAAGACGGCGTTGCGGAAGTATGGATTGAATCGGGCAGTAAAGAAGTTTCACCGGTTAATCCGACGGGCGGCAGTGACGTCGAGTCCGTCAACACGAACATTCATTATTACCGTTATGACAATGACTACGAGAAGTACGGGGTGTGGGCATGGCCGAACGCTCAGGACGGAAAACGGTTTGAATTTGACGGTCAAGACGCATTTGGCGCTGTGGCAAACGTCACACTGACGAATATGACGAAGGAACGTCTTGTTGGAATCATTCCTCATATCGAAGGATGGTCTGAAAAAGACGGGGCTGACCGTTTCTATTATGCGGGAGCGAAGGATATTTGGCTGATTGAAGGCGATCAAACGGTTTATTACAGCCAACCTGATATTGATCGGACGCCGAAATTCACAAGTTTCTTAGCAGATGATTTTAAGACGATGACGTTGAAAACGAACTCGCCAATTACGGCAGAAGATTTAAAAACGCTGACATTCAAAGGTCTTGTCAATCCGCTTGTCACACAAGTGGATGCGAAGACGTTAAAAGTGACGGTCACAACGGACATTGATTTAGCAGATGTCATTACGGTCGCACACCCGGTGTTCGGGGAAGGGGTTCTAGAAGCAGGAAAAGTATTGCGTTCAGATGCCTTTGACAAAAAATATGCGTACGATGGAAAACTCGGCACATCCTATCAAAAAGGGAAAACGACGTTCCGCGTCTGGGCACCGACTGCGCAAGCCGTTGAACTGGAACTTTATAAACTGCCGAAAAAACAAGCAGCCACAACAAAGGATATCGTCCGTGAAGTGAAGATGATCCGTGGCGACCGTGGTGTCTTTAATGTCACGATTAAAGGCGACCTTGACGGAACAGGATACACATATGAAGTCAAACATGCCAAAGAAACAACGCGCGCCGTTGATCCATATGCGACAGCTGTAGCCGTCAACGGAGATCAAGGGGTCATCGTCGATTTAAAGGAGACGAACCCAAAACGTTGGACGAAAACAAAAATGCCGCTGAAACAAGCAACGGATGCCATCATTTATGAAACACACGTCCGTGACTTGTCGATGTTTGATGTCACAGGAAACACATACGATTCAGGGATCAAGCAAAAAGGGAAGTATCTCGGTGTTGTCGAGCCGGGGACACGTTTATTGAAAGACGGTAAAAAAACAAAAACGAAAACAGGACTCGATCATTTGAAAGAACTTGGCATCACGCATGTCCAGTTCATTCCGGTCTACGATTTTAATACGGCTTCTGTCGACGAGACAAATCCGTTAAAAACATACAATTGGGGCTATGATCCGAAAAACTACAATGCACCGGAAGGCTCTTACGCGACTAATCCGTACGATCCAAAAGTCCGGATTAAAGAAATGAAACAAATGATTCAAGGTTTGCACGATAACGGGCTCCGCGCCGTCATGGATGTCGTCTACAATCATATGTTTGACGCCAAAGCATCGAATCTCGATAAAATCGTTCCAGGTTACTACTACCGTTACACTGAAGACGGAGATCTCGCCAACGGAACAGGTGTCGGAAACGATACCGCCTCTGAACGGAAAATGATGCATAAATTGATTGTTGATTCTGTCGCCTACTGGGCAAAAGAATACCGTTGGGACGGTTTCCGCTTTGATTTGATGGGGATTCATGACGTCAAGACGATGAATGCCGTCAAAAAAACGACAACTAAAATCGATCCATCAATTCTTGTCTTCGGGGAAGGCTGGAGTCTCGGAACACCACTTCCGGAAGCAGACAAAGCCAACCAGACGAATGCAAAACAGATGCCGGGAATTGCTCATTTCAACGATAACTTGCGTGATGCGCTTAAAGGAAGTGTCTTTGAAGACACGGATGCCGGTTTCATCAACGGTAAAACGGGTCTTGAAACACGCATCAAACGCGGAATCGTCGGTGAGATTGCGTACAGCAAAGACATCACTGGATTCGCAGCAGAGCCGAATCAAGCCATCACGTATGTCGAAGCTCACGATAACCACACATTGTGGGACAAGTTGAACTTAACGAATCCGACAGATACCGATGTGACGAAAACAAAAATGCACCGTTTGGCGTCAAGTATTCTGCTGACGTCACAAGGAACAACATTTATCCATGCCGGTCAAGATTTCATGCGGACAAAAGGTGGCGACCATAACTCGTACAAATCACCTGATTCCGTCAACCAACTCGACTGGAAACGTAAAATGGACCGTCAAACTGATGTCGACTATATGAAAGGTCTGATTCAAGTCCGGAAAGCGAATCCTGCTCTTCATTTAGGAACAGCAAAAGACATCCGCCGCTACCTGACGTTCACATCGTCACCAGAGCAGGTTGTAGCGTATCAATTATCAGATGATGCGCCTCAGCAAAAAACAGATCTTTATGTCGTTCACAATGCGAAACGTCAAGCCGTCAAGATGACGTTACCAAAAGGAACATGGAATGTGATCGTCGATGGTAAAACCGCCGGAACGAAAACACTGAAGAAAGTATCAGGCAACGTGACGGTTGATCCGCTCAGCTCGTACGTCCTAAAAAAATAA
- a CDS encoding GatB/YqeY domain-containing protein, with protein MSLQERLTVDMKEAMRSREKDRLTTIRMVKSSLQNEAIKLGKQELTDEEELTILSREMKQRNDSLREFERADRHDLVEKIQAEIIVLEAYMPKQLSEEEVQEIVNAAIAQTGASAPSDMGKVMGVVMPQLKGKADGALINRLVKQQLH; from the coding sequence ATGAGTCTTCAAGAGCGTTTGACAGTGGATATGAAGGAAGCCATGCGTTCGCGTGAGAAAGATCGTCTTACGACGATTCGGATGGTGAAGTCGTCCCTGCAAAATGAAGCGATTAAACTCGGTAAGCAAGAATTAACTGATGAGGAAGAGCTAACTATACTCTCACGTGAGATGAAACAGCGCAACGACTCCCTCCGAGAATTCGAACGCGCTGATCGTCACGACCTCGTCGAGAAGATTCAAGCAGAGATAATCGTGCTCGAAGCTTATATGCCAAAACAACTTTCGGAAGAAGAAGTTCAGGAAATCGTCAACGCAGCTATTGCGCAGACGGGTGCCTCTGCTCCTTCTGATATGGGGAAAGTAATGGGTGTCGTCATGCCGCAACTCAAGGGTAAAGCGGACGGTGCTCTAATTAATCGCCTTGTTAAACAACAACTGCATTAA
- a CDS encoding dicarboxylate/amino acid:cation symporter translates to MKEAKRIIWGLILGIILGIILAILPDKSIYEGLNKYALQPIGTIFLNLIKMLVVPIVFFSISLGVMGLGNPKELGRVGGKAITYFMTTTAVAIVIALGLSLLIKPGTFGSFATDNLKYDQGNLPDTSLINTIVGMFPTNPIASMAEGNMLQLIVFSVFIGFGITFLGNKASTLRSFIEQGNDLMTYLIGLVMKMAPLGAFALIASAVGAQGFASLKAMFFYMMVVVLSLIIHSLLTYGSTVSLLGKMNPFFFFKKFAPVMLFAFSTSSSNATLPVAMQTAQRELKVPRSVSSFVQPLGATINMDGTAIMQGVATVFIAQVYDINLSPAQLATVVLTAVLASVGTAGVPGVGLVMLTMVLQSVNLPVEGIALIIGVDRLLDMMRTAVNITGDAACAVIVAKSEEGNLNEEEEEDERYA, encoded by the coding sequence ATGAAAGAAGCCAAACGGATCATTTGGGGATTGATTCTCGGAATTATCCTCGGAATCATTCTCGCCATCTTGCCGGACAAATCAATCTATGAAGGATTGAATAAGTATGCACTCCAACCGATCGGGACGATCTTCCTGAACCTGATCAAGATGCTTGTCGTACCAATCGTCTTCTTCTCGATTTCCCTTGGTGTCATGGGACTTGGAAATCCAAAAGAACTGGGCCGTGTCGGCGGAAAAGCGATTACGTATTTCATGACGACGACCGCTGTCGCCATCGTCATCGCCCTTGGTCTATCGCTGTTGATTAAACCTGGAACATTCGGTAGTTTTGCGACAGACAACTTGAAGTATGATCAAGGCAATTTACCGGATACAAGTTTAATTAATACGATCGTCGGAATGTTTCCGACAAATCCGATTGCTTCGATGGCAGAAGGTAATATGCTGCAACTAATTGTCTTCAGTGTCTTTATCGGTTTCGGTATTACGTTCCTTGGCAACAAAGCATCGACGTTACGTTCATTCATCGAGCAAGGAAATGATTTGATGACGTATTTGATTGGTCTTGTCATGAAGATGGCCCCGCTCGGCGCATTTGCATTGATTGCTTCCGCCGTCGGTGCACAAGGATTTGCTTCGCTCAAAGCCATGTTCTTTTACATGATGGTCGTGGTGCTTTCTCTAATCATTCATTCGTTGTTGACGTACGGATCAACCGTTTCACTGCTCGGAAAAATGAATCCGTTCTTCTTCTTTAAAAAGTTTGCTCCGGTCATGCTGTTCGCCTTCTCGACTTCATCGTCGAACGCGACATTACCGGTCGCCATGCAGACAGCGCAGCGTGAACTGAAAGTCCCGCGCTCGGTATCCAGCTTTGTCCAACCGCTCGGAGCAACGATCAACATGGATGGAACGGCGATCATGCAAGGGGTCGCGACGGTCTTTATCGCTCAGGTGTATGATATCAACTTGTCACCGGCACAACTGGCAACCGTCGTCCTGACTGCCGTTCTCGCGTCTGTCGGAACAGCCGGCGTACCGGGTGTCGGTCTCGTCATGCTGACGATGGTTCTCCAGTCCGTCAATCTGCCTGTCGAAGGGATTGCCTTGATCATCGGTGTCGACCGTCTGCTTGATATGATGCGGACAGCCGTCAATATCACAGGTGACGCCGCTTGTGCCGTTATCGTCGCAAAATCAGAAGAAGGTAACCTGAACGAAGAAGAGGAAGAAGACGAGCGTTACGCTTAA
- the ybeY gene encoding rRNA maturation RNase YbeY — MNIYMTDEGTLLTEEQLKLVEAILVYTATEEKIESNSELSVTFVTNDEIQQINREWRGKDQATDVISFAMDELGEDEIDFELLEDEPVVLGDLIISVERCREQAAEYGNHFERELGFLAVHGFLHLLGYDHIEKTDEDIMTKRQEEILHHFELYRGKL; from the coding sequence ATGAATATTTACATGACCGATGAAGGAACCTTGTTGACGGAAGAGCAACTGAAATTAGTCGAAGCGATTTTAGTGTATACCGCAACGGAAGAAAAAATTGAATCGAACAGTGAATTATCTGTCACGTTCGTAACGAATGATGAGATCCAGCAAATCAACCGGGAATGGCGTGGGAAAGATCAAGCGACGGATGTCATTTCCTTTGCGATGGACGAACTGGGAGAAGATGAAATTGATTTTGAATTACTCGAAGACGAACCGGTTGTTCTCGGTGATTTAATCATTTCGGTCGAACGTTGCCGGGAACAGGCAGCGGAATACGGCAATCATTTCGAACGTGAGCTTGGTTTCCTGGCTGTTCACGGTTTCCTGCATCTGCTCGGATACGATCATATCGAAAAAACAGATGAAGACATCATGACAAAACGTCAGGAGGAAATCCTACATCACTTTGAACTGTACCGAGGAAAATTGTGA
- the floA gene encoding flotillin-like protein FloA (flotillin-like protein involved in membrane lipid rafts): MTPELLTVLLISGGVLIFLAIFFTLVPIPLWISSLAAGVRVSIFTLVGMRLRRVTPSKIVNPLIKAVKAGINLNTNQLESHFLAGGNVDRVVNALIAAHRANIELSFERAAAIDLAGRNVLEAVQMSVNPKVIETPFIAGVAMNGIEVKAKARITVRANIDRLVGGAGEETVIARVGEGVISTIGSCQDQKEVLENPEMISRTVLAKGLDSGTAFEILSIDIADIDIGKNIGAVLQTDQAEADKNIAQAKAEERRAMAIASEQEMKSRVEEMRAKVVAAEAEVPLAIAEALRDGNFSVMDYANYLNVTADTKMRQAIGGQSSPNDTQ; the protein is encoded by the coding sequence ATGACACCCGAACTATTGACCGTTCTACTCATATCAGGAGGAGTCCTTATTTTCCTCGCGATTTTCTTTACACTTGTCCCAATTCCGCTGTGGATCAGCTCGCTTGCCGCCGGAGTTCGCGTCTCCATCTTTACATTAGTCGGAATGCGACTCCGTCGTGTTACACCGTCAAAAATCGTTAATCCGTTGATTAAGGCAGTCAAAGCGGGAATCAACCTCAATACAAACCAGCTGGAAAGTCACTTCCTTGCTGGTGGTAATGTCGACCGTGTCGTCAATGCCCTGATTGCGGCGCACCGTGCGAACATCGAACTCAGTTTCGAACGGGCGGCAGCGATTGATTTAGCAGGTCGGAACGTGCTTGAAGCCGTCCAGATGTCCGTCAACCCGAAAGTCATCGAAACGCCATTCATTGCCGGTGTCGCGATGAACGGGATTGAAGTTAAAGCAAAAGCGCGGATTACGGTACGTGCCAACATCGACCGCCTCGTCGGTGGTGCGGGTGAAGAAACGGTTATCGCCCGTGTTGGTGAAGGGGTCATCTCGACGATTGGTTCATGTCAAGATCAAAAAGAAGTTCTTGAAAATCCGGAAATGATTTCCCGGACCGTCCTTGCGAAAGGTCTGGATTCAGGAACAGCGTTTGAAATCCTTTCGATTGATATTGCCGACATCGATATCGGTAAAAACATTGGTGCGGTTCTTCAAACGGATCAGGCGGAAGCTGACAAAAACATTGCTCAAGCGAAAGCGGAGGAACGTCGGGCGATGGCGATTGCGAGCGAACAAGAGATGAAATCACGTGTCGAAGAAATGCGTGCCAAAGTTGTGGCGGCAGAAGCGGAAGTCCCACTTGCGATTGCAGAAGCATTGCGTGATGGTAATTTCAGTGTGATGGATTACGCAAATTACTTGAATGTGACGGCTGATACGAAGATGCGTCAAGCCATCGGTGGTCAATCATCGCCGAACGACACACAATAA
- the rpsU gene encoding 30S ribosomal protein S21 produces the protein METRVRKNESLEDALRRFKRGVSKDGTLAEVRKRKHYEKPSVKRKLKSEAARKRKKF, from the coding sequence GTGGAAACTCGTGTACGTAAAAATGAATCACTTGAAGACGCACTTCGTCGCTTCAAACGTGGTGTTTCAAAAGATGGTACGCTTGCTGAAGTTCGTAAACGTAAACACTACGAAAAGCCAAGTGTAAAACGTAAGCTTAAATCGGAGGCTGCGCGTAAGCGTAAGAAGTTCTAA
- a CDS encoding PhoH family protein: protein MIFNERIPFVFSNSEQIQAFVGPNDAVLKTMEAELEVQLTHRGDELLAQAEEERSVVLAKQVVGVLKQLVDRGAVLTERDATSAIQLARQDRVDELLELYDTVIHTNHKGKPLRAKTLGQARYVRGIEKCDLTFGIGPAGTGKTYLAVVMAARALKEGYVKRLVLTRPAVEAGENLGFLPGDLKEKVDPYLRPLYDALHDVLGVEHTARLLERGVIEIAPLAYMRGRTLEHAFVILDEAQNTTREQMKMFLTRLGFHSKMIVTGDLTQVDLPRGKVSGLQEALNLLGNVRGIHFEHFSSADVVRHPLVRKIIDAYSQELN, encoded by the coding sequence GTGATATTCAATGAAAGAATCCCATTCGTATTTTCGAATTCAGAACAGATTCAAGCATTCGTAGGACCGAACGATGCCGTACTAAAAACGATGGAAGCGGAGCTTGAAGTCCAACTCACGCATCGTGGTGATGAATTGTTGGCACAAGCGGAGGAAGAACGATCTGTTGTTTTAGCAAAACAGGTTGTCGGTGTCTTAAAGCAACTGGTCGATCGAGGAGCCGTCTTGACGGAACGTGATGCGACAAGCGCGATTCAACTGGCACGACAAGACCGGGTCGATGAATTACTTGAATTATACGATACGGTCATTCATACGAATCATAAGGGGAAACCGCTCCGGGCAAAAACGCTCGGACAAGCACGTTACGTTCGCGGAATCGAAAAGTGTGATTTGACGTTCGGAATCGGACCGGCCGGGACCGGGAAAACGTATCTTGCGGTCGTTATGGCAGCAAGAGCCTTAAAAGAAGGTTACGTCAAACGTTTAGTATTAACACGGCCTGCGGTTGAAGCAGGAGAAAATCTGGGGTTCTTACCCGGCGATTTGAAAGAAAAAGTCGATCCGTATTTACGGCCGCTGTATGATGCGTTACATGACGTGCTTGGCGTGGAGCACACAGCCCGTTTATTAGAGCGGGGTGTCATTGAGATTGCACCGCTCGCCTATATGCGGGGGCGGACACTTGAGCACGCTTTCGTCATTTTGGATGAAGCTCAAAATACAACAAGAGAACAAATGAAAATGTTTTTGACACGTCTTGGCTTTCACTCGAAGATGATTGTCACGGGTGATTTGACGCAAGTCGATTTACCACGTGGAAAAGTGTCCGGACTACAAGAAGCCTTGAATCTGCTTGGAAATGTTCGCGGAATTCATTTCGAACACTTTAGTTCGGCTGATGTCGTCCGGCATCCACTTGTTCGGAAAATCATTGATGCCTATAGTCAAGAACTCAATTAA
- a CDS encoding diacylglycerol kinase family protein has protein sequence MNGIRQAMKEERHMKVHFTIGLIVLAVALYLPLTWMERAILCLTIGVVLSAEMFNTAFERTVDLVTEEWHPLAKAAKDIASGAVLVLALTSVAIALCIFVPYLVQ, from the coding sequence ATGAACGGAATCCGTCAGGCGATGAAGGAAGAACGGCATATGAAAGTTCATTTTACGATTGGACTCATCGTCTTGGCAGTTGCCTTATATTTACCGCTGACATGGATGGAACGGGCGATTTTATGTTTAACGATTGGTGTTGTCCTCAGTGCGGAAATGTTTAATACCGCTTTTGAGCGGACCGTTGATCTCGTTACGGAAGAATGGCATCCACTCGCAAAAGCAGCAAAAGACATCGCGAGCGGTGCTGTTCTTGTGTTGGCGCTTACATCGGTTGCGATTGCACTATGCATCTTCGTTCCATATTTGGTACAATAA
- a CDS encoding HD family phosphohydrolase: MRRVGMWISLLTLTFYVVVSTMMYVSVRPEALSADPFSIAEEDIRSPLTIEDREATRLLKENTVAAIDSQYTIKQEYAAQQIDKVEQLFASLKGIKEAEDIGRIKQRLRGTEAADLLQDDELRLLATSSTAMRTTTRDVVITAIEEAMRQRISSDGGELAEARENARLDIERSALSFSMKAVGKTLTDQLIVTNYVYDPEKTEQLRKQTSDKVEPVLISEGEVIVKRGEVISQDAYRQLQLVGLISDRQSLKPLFGTLIVSALMTLLLFGFISRSNLRYAKMGKVKLFSLVYLVVILQLVVTYGMAFLADDINPALYLLTPTAFSALVLRNLLNERIALSSTLFMALAGTFFYSTNQNFSFNIAIYLLVGGLVATYFLRSSLSRRRIFISSLTIALANAAVFVAFVLMRSGQLEVKEMSILLGFAVASGVFSAILAIGLLPFLEMTFGILAPTRLLELLNPTHPLLKKLLVEAPGTYHHSMMVANLAETACEAIGADGLLARVGAYYHDLGKTRRPLYFIENQHGLNPHDRLTPEESAKVILAHTDDGVELLEDAKLPGVIVDICREHHGTSLLRYFYVKATEQGEINEADFRYSGPKPQTREAAVIMIVDSIEAAVRSMKSPTETGIQELVKKIIREKLLDDQFSECEMTTRDIYRVGESACHTLSGLFHERIEYPELKKEELT; the protein is encoded by the coding sequence ATGCGCAGAGTAGGTATGTGGATCAGTCTGCTGACATTGACGTTTTATGTTGTTGTCTCAACGATGATGTATGTCAGCGTCCGGCCTGAAGCCTTGTCAGCAGATCCATTTTCGATTGCAGAAGAAGACATTCGATCGCCATTGACGATAGAAGATCGGGAAGCAACCCGATTGCTAAAAGAAAATACAGTAGCTGCGATTGATAGTCAGTACACGATTAAGCAGGAATATGCTGCACAGCAGATCGATAAAGTCGAGCAGCTTTTTGCAAGTCTTAAGGGTATCAAAGAAGCAGAAGACATCGGTCGGATCAAACAGCGGCTTCGGGGAACGGAAGCCGCAGATTTACTGCAAGACGATGAATTACGGCTTCTTGCCACATCGTCTACAGCGATGAGGACGACGACACGCGATGTTGTGATTACGGCCATTGAGGAAGCGATGCGGCAACGGATTTCCTCTGATGGCGGTGAATTGGCGGAAGCGCGTGAAAATGCACGGCTCGATATTGAACGATCCGCCTTATCGTTTTCGATGAAGGCTGTTGGAAAAACGCTGACGGATCAATTAATCGTGACGAACTATGTGTATGATCCCGAGAAAACAGAACAGTTGCGTAAGCAGACCAGTGATAAGGTGGAACCGGTCTTGATTTCTGAGGGGGAAGTCATCGTCAAACGAGGAGAAGTCATTTCCCAGGATGCCTACCGTCAACTGCAACTCGTCGGTCTGATTTCTGACCGGCAATCGCTTAAACCTTTGTTCGGCACCTTGATAGTCAGTGCGCTGATGACATTGTTGTTGTTCGGATTCATCAGTCGGTCCAACTTACGTTATGCAAAGATGGGCAAAGTAAAATTGTTCAGTTTGGTGTATCTAGTTGTTATTTTGCAGCTTGTCGTGACATACGGGATGGCTTTCTTGGCAGACGACATCAATCCAGCCCTTTATTTACTCACGCCAACAGCATTTTCAGCGTTAGTCTTGCGCAATTTATTGAATGAGCGGATTGCTTTATCCAGTACCTTGTTCATGGCGTTAGCAGGTACTTTTTTCTACAGCACGAATCAGAACTTCAGCTTTAATATTGCGATTTACTTATTGGTAGGCGGATTGGTTGCGACCTATTTCCTGCGCTCCAGCTTGTCACGCCGGCGGATTTTTATCAGCAGTTTAACGATTGCTTTAGCGAATGCAGCTGTTTTCGTCGCTTTCGTACTCATGCGCAGTGGTCAGTTGGAAGTAAAAGAGATGTCGATTTTACTGGGATTTGCCGTTGCCAGCGGTGTCTTCAGTGCCATCCTGGCGATTGGATTATTACCGTTCCTTGAGATGACATTCGGTATTTTAGCCCCGACGCGCCTTTTGGAATTATTAAATCCGACCCATCCACTGTTGAAAAAACTATTGGTCGAGGCTCCCGGAACGTATCATCATAGTATGATGGTCGCGAATCTTGCCGAGACGGCTTGTGAAGCAATCGGCGCCGATGGTTTGCTCGCCCGTGTCGGTGCGTATTATCATGATTTAGGGAAAACACGTCGTCCGCTCTATTTCATTGAAAATCAACATGGACTCAATCCACACGACCGTCTGACACCAGAAGAATCCGCCAAAGTGATTCTTGCCCATACGGATGACGGGGTGGAATTGTTGGAAGATGCAAAGTTGCCGGGTGTCATCGTCGACATCTGCCGGGAACATCACGGTACGTCGTTACTCCGTTATTTTTACGTGAAAGCGACGGAACAGGGTGAAATCAATGAAGCGGATTTCCGGTATTCGGGTCCGAAACCACAAACACGCGAAGCCGCGGTCATCATGATTGTCGATTCCATCGAGGCGGCGGTTCGGTCCATGAAGTCCCCGACGGAAACTGGAATTCAAGAACTGGTTAAAAAAATCATTCGTGAAAAACTGCTTGACGATCAATTCTCAGAATGTGAAATGACGACACGTGACATTTACCGGGTCGGTGAAAGTGCCTGCCATACGTTATCCGGATTATTCCATGAACGGATTGAATATCCTGAATTAAAGAAAGAGGAGCTTACATGA